The following is a genomic window from Longimicrobiales bacterium.
TCTTCAAGGACGCGGAACACGGTCGTGCCGGTCTGCACAATGCGCCGTCGCTGCTCGACTACCGCATCCCGACCTCGCTCGACACGCCGGAGCTGACCGCGCTGATCGTGGAGTCGCTCGATCCCGAGGGTCCGTACGGCGCCAAGGAGGCAGGCGAGGGGCCATTGCACCCGAGCATCCCGGCGATCGCGAATGCGATCTACGACGCGGTCGGCGTCCGGATGGACACCATGCCGTTCTCGCCGCCGCGGGTGTGGCGTGCGCTCAACACGAGTAGCGCGCGTGATACCTGGCAGCGCGCCCGCAGCACACCGGCACTGGCGAGAGCGGCGACTTAGGATTCGGCTGCGACCGATTCCCGGCGCAACGGGCCGATCCGGTGGCCGCATGCGGCTTCGGGAACATTGACCTCATTCGTCCGCCGGTGACAGCTTCGACCGGTGCGGCGTCCCTGCCGTAAGTCATTTCCCCACACGACACAGCATCCCAGCAGCGAATCAGCCGGGCGATCGACTCACCGGCGAATGCGTGTCGTCCCGTCAGAACTGCTGCACGGCATCCCCTTCAGACCGCCAGTCAGCGCAGTGCCCCTCTCCCACCTCGACAGGAGGCGGCCATGATCATCACTGCACTGGGCCATGCCGGACTCGACGTGCGGACGTCGAATGCCAGGGTCCTGATCGACCCGTGGCTCTCGCCCGAGGGTGCGTTCCAGGCGGCGTGGTTTCAGTACCCGGACAATTCGCACCTGCTGACGGATTCGCTGTTGCGACCCACGGCGATCGTGATCTCGCACGAGCATCTCGACCATGTCGATCCCTGGTTCCTTTCACATGTGCCGCGCGACATCCCCGCGATCATTCCGCGTTACCCTGCGCCGGCGCTCCGTCAGAAGATCGAGCTCGGCGGCAGGCGTCCCATCGTTGAGGTCGAGCAGTGGCAGCTCGTGGAGATTGCGCCCGGCATGAGTGTGTTCTTCGTTTCCGAGCCGCCCATGAACCACGACTCGGCGATCATGATCCAGGGAGACGACGCCGTTCTGCTCGACATGAACGACGCGCGGCTGTTTCCCGTCCAGCTGCGTGAGATCCGGCAGAAGCTCGGTGGGCACATCGACGCGTTTGCCTTCCAGGGTGCCGGTGCGTCGTGGTACCCCATGTGTTACGCGTATCCGGCAGGGAAGCGTGCGGAGCTGTCGAAGCGGAAGCGCCTGGCAAAGCTCGCATACTGCAGGAAGTGCATCCAGATCGTGGAGCCGACCGTCGCGCTTCCCTTTGCAGGGCCGCCTGCCTTCCTGGATCCCGAGCTGTTCCAGTTCAACAGCGAGATGGACGACGGCATCTTTCCGGATCAGCAGCAGGTCGCGGACTGGCTGCGCGGCAAGGGGGTAGAGCAGTCGCTCGTTCTGCTTCCCGGAGATGCGTGGGACACGCGCATGCGTGAGAAGCGAGGCGATCCGCACTGGCGCGGATTCTCGTTTGACAGTCGCGGGGACTACCTGGCCGAGTACCGGTCCCGTCGCGCGACGCAGATCGACACCGTGAGGAAGCGGCATCCGCATCCGACGACGTCGCTGCGACCCGCCTTTGTTCGTTACTTCACCGACCTCCTCGACATGAGTCCCTACTTCAACGCACGCATCGCAATGCGCGTGGGATTCGAGGTTACCGGTCCCGGCGGCGGAACATGGCATGTCGACTTCCGCCCCGGACGGGAAGGAGTCGGTGATGGCATCGAGGAGTGCGGCTACATCTACCGCTTCGAGTCGCGCTGGCTGCCGCCCCTGCTGAACGGCACGGTTCCGTGGGAGGACTTCTTCCTGTCGCTGCGCTTCTCCGCGCGGCGTGATCCCGACCGGTACAACGACCACCTGCTGGGCCTGCTGAAGTTCGCCGAGCCCGCCGCCCTGGCGGAGGTGGAGGCGTTCGAGACGGCCGCGCGCGGTGACGAGCGGATCACGGTGCATTCCGAGGGGCAGGTGTACTCCGTTTCGCGCTACTGCCCGCACGCCGGCAATGACCTCCTGCACACGGGCGAAGTCCTGCCCGGCGGGATCCTCCGTTGCCTGGCCCATCACTACGAGTTCGACCTGGAGACCGGACGCTGTATCAGTGGCAACTGTGAGCCGCTCCAGACGAGTCGGGTCACAGGTGCGCTGGAGGGCGCAGACCGCCAGGAGGCAGAGCCCGAGGCGGATATGGCGAGTTGAGGATGGAGTTCAGCCGGGCCCAGGCATCGGGGAAGCCCCCCCGCTCGCGCTGAGCCCGATTCCTGCTGCCTGGCCGCCCACTGCAGTCCGCCGTCCCACTTCCATCAGGAGGCTCGAATGCGAAGCACCGCGCAAACAGGAGCACTGGTCTTCGGTATCGTATTCCTGCTCGTCGGGATCCTCGGGCTGTTCGTGGATGACGGCATGAGCATGAACGCGGACATGGAGACGGCCGGGCGGCTGTTCGGCCTGTTCCCGGTCAACCTGCTCCACAACATCGTGCATCTCGCGTTCGGTGTCTGGGGGCTCGCGGCGTCGCGCAGTCACGACGCGTCGCGCTCGTACGGCAAGATCGGCGCGGTAGTCTACGGGGCCCTGGTCGTGCTCGCC
Proteins encoded in this region:
- a CDS encoding DUF4383 domain-containing protein, with the protein product MRSTAQTGALVFGIVFLLVGILGLFVDDGMSMNADMETAGRLFGLFPVNLLHNIVHLAFGVWGLAASRSHDASRSYGKIGAVVYGALVVLALVSPTMFGLVPIGGNDIWLHALLALGLAFIGFAGSAAREPSRVT
- a CDS encoding Rieske 2Fe-2S domain-containing protein: MIITALGHAGLDVRTSNARVLIDPWLSPEGAFQAAWFQYPDNSHLLTDSLLRPTAIVISHEHLDHVDPWFLSHVPRDIPAIIPRYPAPALRQKIELGGRRPIVEVEQWQLVEIAPGMSVFFVSEPPMNHDSAIMIQGDDAVLLDMNDARLFPVQLREIRQKLGGHIDAFAFQGAGASWYPMCYAYPAGKRAELSKRKRLAKLAYCRKCIQIVEPTVALPFAGPPAFLDPELFQFNSEMDDGIFPDQQQVADWLRGKGVEQSLVLLPGDAWDTRMREKRGDPHWRGFSFDSRGDYLAEYRSRRATQIDTVRKRHPHPTTSLRPAFVRYFTDLLDMSPYFNARIAMRVGFEVTGPGGGTWHVDFRPGREGVGDGIEECGYIYRFESRWLPPLLNGTVPWEDFFLSLRFSARRDPDRYNDHLLGLLKFAEPAALAEVEAFETAARGDERITVHSEGQVYSVSRYCPHAGNDLLHTGEVLPGGILRCLAHHYEFDLETGRCISGNCEPLQTSRVTGALEGADRQEAEPEADMAS